In a single window of the Nicotiana tomentosiformis chromosome 8, ASM39032v3, whole genome shotgun sequence genome:
- the LOC104110567 gene encoding protein IQ-DOMAIN 9-like — protein MGSGYCLKNVISLRKAKDGRSKRLKGTSIGRPGDDNSQKEPSRRSSGASIKNHRELEMPLEDKAATKIQTAFRAYVARKTLRCLKRIARLQSMTQGSSVKKQASATLSNLQSWNRIQTEIRARRVSMVIEGRLKQKKVENQLKLEAKLHNVEVEWSCGPETMEVVLARIHQREEAAVKRERTMAYAFSHQWRANSNPIFRSSNHDISKANWGWSWTDRWIAARPWECRIPVQSTPRMSNKVARKTPKSNKTQTIKTPVFVKSTFANQKRTIKPRKLSYEAADKLTAEKGINKVDASIEKQVMVS, from the exons ATGGGTTCTGGATACTGTCTTAAAAATGTAATCAGTTTGAGGAAAGCAAAAGATGGCAGATCGAAAAGATTAAAG GGAACTTCTATTGGACGCCCTGGGGACGACAACTCTCAGAAAGAGCCGTCAAGGAGATCAAGTGGCGCTTCTATAAAAAATCACAGGGAACTGGAAATGCCTCTTGAGGATAAAGCGGCCACAAAGATTCAGACAGCTTTCCGCGCATATGTG GCAAGGAAAACTTTACGTTGCTTGAAAAGAATAGCAAGATTACAGTCTATGACACAAGGCTCATCAGTGAAAAAACAAGCTTCAGCAACTCTGAGCAATCTTCAGTCATGGAACAGGATACAAACTGAGATTAGAGCTCGCCGTGTTAGTATGGTAATAGAAGGGCGTCTTAAGCAGAAGAaggtggagaatcaattgaagcTTGAGGCAAAGCTTCATAACGTAGAG GTAGAGTGGAGTTGTGGCCCTGAAACAATGGAAGTAGTTCTAGCAAGAATACACCAGAGAGAAGAAGCAGCAGTGAAGCGGGAGCGAACTATGGCATATGCATTTTCTCATCAG TGGAGGGCCAATTCCAACCCAATATTCAGATCAAGTAATCATGATATCAGCAAAGCTAACTGGGGCTGGAGCTGGACGGATCGCTGGATTGCTGCTCGTCCGTGGGAATGCCGAATTCCTGTTCAATCAACTCCAAGAATGTCCAATAAGGTAGCAAGGAAGACTCCTAAAAGTAACAAAACTCAAACAATAAAAACACCAGTTTTTGTTAAATCAACTTTTGCTAATCAGAAACGCACTATAAAGCCTCGAAAGCTATCGTACGAAGCAGCTGATAAATTGACTGCAGAGAAAGGAATCAACAAAGTTGACGCAAGCATTGAAAAACAGGTGATGGTATCCTAA
- the LOC104110568 gene encoding apoptosis inhibitor 5-like protein API5, whose product MAEASEEAIIEKLYEYGERLNESKDKSQNVEDYENIIKASKSSNAKAMQLAAQLIPRFFKHFPSLSGRAVYAQLDFCESEELAVRVQAIRGLPLFCKDTPEHLSKIVDILVQLLTAEENVERDAVNKALLSLLRQDVKASLTALFKHIETVDEQMSDDNLRERTLVFIKDKVFPLKAELLKPPEQMERHITDLIKKSLQDVTGAEFKMFMDFLKSLSIFGDKAPAERVQELIEIIAGQADLDAQFNVSDGDHIARLIVCLFMAIPFFERGASNSKFLNYLNKHIFPVFDKLPEERKVDLLKNLAESAPYTIPQDSRQILPSVVQLLKKYMPRRKAGEEMNFSYVECLLYTFHHLAHKAPNATNSLCGYKIVTGQPSDRLGEDFSENYKEFTERLNCFEELARATIKKLTQGMAEHNKALAAAKSDEEKEKLKAQKQNTTTGLRTCNNILSMAQPLHAKTPSFIGDKKINLSWKEVVKSTAPSTSSTGVKRPAGAINGSSSSAPKKGRGGGSMPNQFVDRAFQGLSYGGRSTRGRGRGRGFRGRGRGRGRGYH is encoded by the exons ATGGCGGAGGCATCCGAAGAAGCCATCATCGAGAAGCTTTACGAATACGGCGAACGCCTAAACGAGTCCAAAGACAAGTCTCAG AATGTGGAGGACTATGAGAATATAATTAAAGCATCGAAGAGCAGCAATGCTAAAGCTATGCAATTAGCAGCTCAGCTAATTCCGAGATTTTTCAAGCACTTTCCTAGTTTATCAGGCCGTGCTGTTTACGCTCAGCTGGATTTCTGTGAATCTGAAGAGCTTGCG GTTCGAGTGCAAGCCATTCGTGGACTTCCTCTTTTTTGCAAGGACACACCCGAGCATCTTTCGAAAATTGTTGACATACTCGTACAACTCCTGACTGCTG AGGAAAATGTGGAACGTGATGCAGTAAACAAAGCCCTTTTGTCCTTGTTAAGGCAAGATGTAAAAG CTTCATTGACAGCTCTTTTTAAACACATTGAGACTGTTGATGAGCAGATGTCTGATGATAATCTCCGTGAAAGGACATTAGTTTTTATAAAAGACAAG GTATTTCCTCTAAAAGCTGAGCTCCTCAAGCCTCCAGAACAAATGGAAAGGCACATTACCGATCTGATTAAAAAG AGTCTACAAGATGTGACAGGAGCAGAATTTAAGATGTTCATggattttctgaaaagtttgagCATATTTGGGGATAAAGCTCCTGCAGAGCGTGTGCAAGAACTGATTGAGATCATTGCAGGCCAAGCTGATCTAGATGCACAATTCAAT GTTTCAGACGGAGACCATATTGCTAGATTGATAGTCTGTTTGTTTATGGCTATTCCATTTTTTGAG AGGGGTGCCtcaaatagcaaatttctaaacTATTTGAATAAACATATTTTCCCAGTATTTGACAAG CTTCCTGAAGAACGGAAGGTAGACCTGCTCAAAAACCTTGCAGAGAGCGCACCTTACACAATTCCTCAAGACTCGAGACAGATCCTTCCCTCTGTTGTTCAACTCTTAAAG AAATATATGCCTCGTCGAAAAGCGGGAGAAGAGATGAACTTTTCTTATGTTGAGTGTTTGCTGTATACTTTTCACCATTTAGCTCACAAG GCGCCAAATGCCACCAATAGCTTATGTGGTTACAAGATTGTGACTGGACAACCATCTGACAGGCTTGGGGAAGACTTCTCGGAGAATTACAAAGAGTTCACAGAGAG GTTAAACTGTTTTGAAGAGCTTGCTAGGGCTACCATTAAGAAATTGACTCAGGGGATGGCAGAGCACAATAAAGCACTTGCTGCTGCTAAATCTgatgaagaaaaggaaaaactC AAGGCTCAAAAGCAGAATACTACTACAGGGCTGAGGACTTGCAATAATATACTGTCTATGGCTCAG CCACTACATGCAAAAACACCTTCATTCATCGGGGACAAAAAAATCAACCTTTCATGGAAGGAAGTTGTGAAATCTACAGCACCATCAACAAGTTCAACTGG AGTCAAACGACCTGCTGGTGCAATTAATGGTTCAAGTAGTTCTGCGCCAAAGAAGGGCCGGGGAGGTGGTAGCATGCCGAACCAGTTTGTTGACAGGGCTTTTCAAGGTCTGTCATATGGAGGGAGAAGTACAAGAGGTAGAGGCAGGGGAAGAGGTTTCCGCGGAAGGGGAAGGGGAAGGGGAAGGGGATATCACTAG